From a region of the uncultured Desulfatiglans sp. genome:
- the pilN gene encoding Fimbrial assembly protein yields MIRINLLPFRDARKREGVRRQISIFVLLIMLVISLMGSIYCNLANRLSRLKHEKNLKTLEDQKIADVNIQLQEVGQNLEIIKNRLSVIEQLELQQVKPVQFLNDIARSVPAQRLWLDHLQENGGFLTLRGTARDHESVAAFMTNLEKTNTIVSVDLESARIKHLSFYQADLVDFTVGCRTSAFKEVSSHEQVSKITSSSPR; encoded by the coding sequence ATGATTCGAATCAATCTGCTTCCGTTCAGAGATGCCAGAAAAAGAGAAGGGGTCAGACGGCAAATCAGCATCTTCGTGCTTTTGATCATGCTCGTTATTTCACTGATGGGCAGCATTTACTGCAATCTTGCCAATCGCCTGAGTCGGTTAAAACATGAAAAGAATCTTAAGACTCTTGAAGATCAAAAAATCGCAGATGTGAACATACAGCTCCAGGAGGTCGGGCAAAATCTCGAAATCATCAAGAATCGTTTGTCTGTCATAGAACAACTCGAGTTGCAGCAGGTGAAACCGGTCCAATTCTTAAACGATATTGCCAGATCCGTGCCTGCACAACGATTATGGCTCGATCACCTGCAGGAAAACGGTGGCTTCTTGACATTGAGGGGGACCGCGAGGGACCACGAAAGCGTTGCTGCATTCATGACCAATTTGGAAAAAACGAATACGATCGTCTCTGTGGATTTGGAAAGTGCACGCATCAAGCATCTTTCATTCTATCAGGCGGATCTTGTGGATTTTACGGTTGGATGCAGAACATCGGCGTTCAAGGAGGTTTCTTCCCACGAACAGGTCTCGAAAATCACATCGAGTTCGCCGAGATAA
- a CDS encoding Pilus assembly protein, PilO (fragment), producing the protein MFAGTVMFLGALFLHFVYLPSIRNIADLEMELAGLSERSKQSRMRVRNLARLQEERRAADARLEQALSILPDSREIPTLLRSITAKGEESCLEFLSFSPQKEVEKDFFVEIPVSIEVRGRYRSVVAFLTTISSLERIVHVLNLSMRPEKPLSFMLITRCTLVTYRFKGEVRE; encoded by the coding sequence GTGTTTGCCGGTACGGTCATGTTCCTGGGAGCTTTGTTTCTTCACTTTGTCTACCTGCCATCGATCCGGAACATAGCGGATTTGGAGATGGAGCTCGCGGGATTGTCCGAGCGGAGCAAACAGTCTCGCATGCGCGTCCGCAACCTGGCGCGATTGCAGGAAGAGCGGAGGGCTGCGGATGCACGGCTGGAGCAGGCGTTGAGCATCCTGCCCGATTCGAGGGAGATCCCCACGCTTCTAAGGAGCATTACGGCGAAGGGCGAAGAGTCGTGTTTGGAATTTTTGTCGTTCAGTCCGCAGAAGGAGGTCGAGAAGGATTTCTTCGTCGAGATTCCTGTTTCGATCGAGGTCAGAGGGCGTTATCGCAGTGTGGTTGCTTTTCTTACCACGATCAGTTCGTTGGAGCGGATAGTCCATGTCCTGAATTTATCGATGAGACCGGAAAAACCGCTTTCATTTATGTTGATTACCCGATGCACGCTGGTGACCTATCGGTTCAAGGGGGAGGTCCGTGAATAG
- a CDS encoding exported hypothetical protein (Evidence 5 : Unknown function), which produces MACLLLVTLAAHSLGEGSASAADEESALERDARCSQPVIARSDSVEAGDLEVTLDPFSPFLATEEGEEDPVADAKCEAQGVSKEEGGRGSELQSMAVYELTLNAIIKNGERTVALVQSSGGRGFLVREGTGIRGGFVKEIVSEDRETPLGVASIRKVVVVQDRAIHEGGPENTAIEWSLPSAGAGR; this is translated from the coding sequence ATGGCTTGCCTGCTTTTGGTTACGCTTGCCGCGCATTCCTTAGGAGAGGGCTCTGCTTCCGCAGCAGACGAGGAATCCGCCTTGGAAAGGGACGCTCGCTGCAGTCAGCCCGTCATTGCCCGGAGTGATTCAGTGGAAGCAGGCGATCTCGAGGTAACCCTGGATCCATTTTCGCCGTTTCTCGCTACAGAGGAAGGAGAGGAGGATCCAGTGGCTGACGCAAAATGTGAAGCACAGGGCGTCTCTAAGGAGGAGGGTGGTCGGGGAAGTGAATTGCAGTCTATGGCGGTTTATGAACTGACGTTGAACGCGATCATCAAGAACGGGGAACGGACGGTCGCCCTCGTTCAATCCTCTGGCGGACGCGGATTTCTGGTTCGCGAAGGCACCGGCATTCGGGGCGGTTTTGTCAAAGAGATTGTGAGCGAGGACCGTGAGACCCCACTGGGCGTGGCATCGATTCGAAAGGTCGTTGTCGTGCAAGACAGGGCCATCCATGAGGGTGGCCCTGAAAATACGGCGATCGAATGGAGCCTGCCATCCGCTGGCGCCGGAAGATAG
- a CDS encoding hypothetical protein (Evidence 5 : Unknown function), whose product MRRAWVPMLFCLMLWKGPVFGGEISWIQVEERTAEKAVIGIHGDCRSYRVFGSTEPARLIIDFEAARAGRALPETISLDGCPVANIEVTPVEMGLRVLLVSAQPNRLFKFEITEETNRLKVLCAGSGGAAVETASSEQTPPLRKPPERDVDANASPGRAGSCNKEKMTLDFFKTDLHNVFRVFSEVSGKNIIVDEGVKGELSLSLKEVPWDLAMEVILEANGLIKDEMENIFIIRPEPEEKEGGEGILVVRGVADGSLDAFHRLKQERDRRQDVLSLVVEARNAERNERIDQALLSYQRAFLLMKENSTILKENIHVLKRMAYLYSSLGNAAKGRYFAAEALKLDPEDVRMALYAAVASAKLGDSEEARLFFDIAARNGHLLVPEAFYDYGVFLEEAGELAAALSWFHKYEDLFGPSTESSLAIARSCEALGNVSEACRKYREISQGEGPADKRESDFVRRKLETLCRHQRGLK is encoded by the coding sequence ATGCGCAGAGCATGGGTGCCGATGCTGTTCTGTTTGATGCTGTGGAAGGGCCCGGTGTTTGGCGGGGAGATTTCGTGGATTCAGGTGGAGGAGAGAACAGCCGAAAAGGCGGTTATCGGGATCCATGGGGATTGCCGATCGTATCGGGTGTTCGGAAGCACTGAACCCGCGCGACTGATCATCGATTTCGAAGCGGCTCGAGCGGGCAGGGCGCTGCCGGAAACGATTTCCCTGGACGGGTGTCCGGTAGCGAACATCGAGGTGACCCCTGTGGAAATGGGTTTGCGTGTGCTGCTCGTTTCTGCGCAGCCGAACCGGCTTTTCAAGTTCGAAATCACAGAGGAGACAAACCGGTTGAAAGTCCTCTGTGCTGGATCCGGCGGCGCGGCGGTTGAAACGGCGTCGTCAGAACAGACACCGCCTCTTAGAAAGCCTCCTGAGCGGGATGTCGACGCCAATGCGAGCCCGGGACGGGCAGGCTCCTGCAATAAAGAAAAAATGACCCTCGATTTCTTCAAAACGGATCTGCACAACGTTTTCAGGGTCTTTTCGGAGGTCAGCGGAAAAAACATCATTGTCGATGAAGGGGTGAAAGGCGAATTGTCACTGTCATTGAAGGAGGTTCCGTGGGATCTGGCGATGGAAGTCATCCTCGAGGCCAATGGACTCATAAAAGATGAGATGGAAAACATTTTTATCATCCGCCCTGAACCCGAAGAGAAAGAGGGCGGTGAGGGAATCCTTGTTGTGCGCGGGGTGGCGGACGGATCTTTAGACGCATTTCATCGCTTGAAGCAAGAAAGGGATCGCCGGCAAGATGTGCTCAGCCTGGTTGTAGAGGCCCGGAATGCGGAGCGGAACGAGAGAATCGATCAAGCGCTGCTCTCTTATCAGCGGGCGTTCCTTCTGATGAAAGAGAATTCGACCATCCTCAAGGAAAACATCCATGTCTTGAAGAGAATGGCCTATCTTTATTCTTCCCTCGGAAACGCGGCGAAGGGGCGTTATTTTGCTGCAGAAGCCCTGAAGCTGGATCCGGAAGACGTCAGGATGGCCCTTTACGCGGCGGTGGCTTCAGCGAAGCTTGGGGACAGCGAAGAGGCCCGATTGTTTTTCGATATTGCAGCCCGGAACGGTCATCTTCTTGTTCCGGAGGCCTTTTACGATTACGGCGTATTTCTGGAGGAAGCAGGGGAACTGGCCGCTGCGCTCTCCTGGTTTCACAAATACGAAGATCTTTTCGGTCCTTCGACAGAAAGCAGCCTCGCCATTGCGCGGTCGTGCGAGGCGCTGGGAAACGTGTCGGAAGCGTGCCGAAAGTACAGGGAGATCAGCCAGGGCGAAGGTCCGGCGGATAAGCGCGAGTCCGACTTCGTACGGCGTAAATTGGAGACGTTATGCCGCCACCAGAGGGGATTGAAATGA